TTAAAGGTTATACATCGGGAGAAATACCAGATTATCAAGCATCAAGTTTAGCAATGGCAATATACTTTCAAGATATGACTGATGATGAGCGTGCTCATTTAACAATGGCTATGGTTGAGTCAGGCGATCAAATCGACTTGTCAGAAATTGAAGGTATAAAAGTTGATAAACATTCTACAGGTGGAGTAGGAGATACAACTACGCTTGTGTTAGCACCATTAGTAGCAGCGCTTGATGTACCAGTTGCTAAGATGAGTGGTCGAGGTTTAGGTCATACAGGTGGTACGATTGATAAATTAGAAGCTGTTAAAGGTTTCCATGTAGAAATCACTGAACAAGATTTTATCAATTTAGTTAATAAAGATAAAGTTGCAGTTATTGGTCAATCAGGCAATTTAACGCCGGCTGATAAAAAACTTTATAGCTTAAGAGATGTAACAGGAACTGTGAACTCTATTCCGCTTATCGCTTCATCAATCATGAGTAAAAAGATTGCAGCCGGAGCAGACGCAATTGTATTAGATGTTAAAACAGGTGCTGGTGCATTTATGAAGACAATTGAAGATTCTGAATTACTTGCGCATGCAATGGTTAAAATCGGGAATAATGTAGGTAGAAATACGATGGCCATCATTTCGGATATGAGCCAGCCTTTAGGAAGAGCAATCGGTAATGGATTAGAAGTAAAAGAAGCGATTGAAACATTAAAAGGTGAAGGACCAGAGGATTTAACGGAACTTGTATTAACTTTAGGATCTCAAATGGTTGTACTAGCTAAAAAAGCAGAAACTTTAGATGAAGCGAGAGAAAAACTTTTAGAAGTGATTCAAAATGGTAAAGCTTTAGAAAAATTCAAAGTATTCCTTGAAAACCAAGGTGGAGACGGATCAGTCGTAGAAGACTTATCTAAATTACCACAAGCTCAGTATACATTCGAAGTTAAAGCACAAGAATCAGGTTATGTATCTCATATCGTAGCTGATGAAATCGGAGTAGCTTCAATGCTCTTAGGTGCAGGTAGAGCAACAAAGGATGATATAATTGACTTGGCAGTCGGTTTAGTATTAAATAAAAAAGTTGGAGATAAAGTTGAAAAAGGTGAATCGTTAGTTACTATTTATGCTAATAATAAAGATGTTGAAGATGTAGAGTCTAAAATATTAGAGAACATCACAATTTCTGATGAACAAGTTCAACCAACTTTAATCCATAAAGTGATTACAGATTAGGAGTGTGTCAAATGACAAACCGTTTTAAACGTATTCATTTAATAGTAATGGATTCAGTAGGAATAGGGGAAGCACCAGATGCTAAAGCATTCGGTGACGAAGGTTCACATACATTAAAACATACACTTGAAGGTTTTAATGAAACTTTGCCTAACCTTGAAAAATTAGGACTAGGCAATATAGCTGATTTACCAGTTGTTAATAAAGTGGATCAGCCAGAAGCTTTTTACACTAAATTAAGTGAAGCTTCAGTAGGCAAAGATACAATGACAGGACATTGGGAAATCATGGGCTTAAATATCGATAAACCATTTAAAGTTTATCCAGAAGGTTTTCCAGAAGAGTTAGTTAAAGAAATTGAATCAATGACTGGTAGAAAAGTTGTCGCTAATAAACCAGCTTCTGGTACAGAGATTATCGATGAATATGGTAAACATCAAATGGAAACAGGCGATTTAATTGTTTATACTTCAGCAGACCCAGTCTTACAAATTGCTGCTCATGAAGATGTTATTCCTTTAGAAGAATTATATGATATTTGTGAGAAAGTAAGAGAATTAACAAAAGATCCAAAATATTTAATAGGTAGAATTATTGCACGTCCATATGTAGGAGAACCAGGTAATTTCACAAGAACTTCAAATAGACATGACTATGCATTGAAACCATTTGGCGAAACAGTTATGAATACTTTGAAAGATGCTGACTATGATGTTATCGCAATCGGTAAAATTAATGACATCTATGATGGCGAAGGCGTTACAAAATCTATTAGAACAAAAGATAACATGGATGGCATGGATAAACTTATCGATGTTGTGAAAAGTGATTTTACAGGAATCAGTTTCTTAAACTTAGTTGATTTCGATGCTTTATATGGTCATAGAAGAGATAAAGAAGGCTATGCTCAAGCTATTAAAGAGTTTGACAATCGACTAGAAGAGCTACAATCTGTCTTGCAAGAAGATGATTTAGTCATCATTACTGCTGACCACGGCAATGATCCAACGGCGCCTGGAACAGATCATACACGTGAATATGTACCGTTATTAATATTTAGTCCAAGTATAAATGAGTATCGTGAATTATCTGGAGATAATACATTTAGCTCAATTGGTGCAACAATTGCCGATAACTTTAAAGTAACATTACCTAAATTCGGGAAAAGTTATTTAAAGGAAATGGGGATTAAGTAATGAAATGGGTTAGACGAATTTTTGGAATAGGATTTACTTTTGCTGGTGTTATGCATTTTGTAAGATCAGAAGGTTTTGAAGCTATTGTACCAAGTTATTTACCATTTAAAAAAGCGATTATTTGGATAACTGGCGTAATGGAAATCATATTTGGTTTACTTCTAATATTGAAAAAGCCAAGTGAGCTAACTAAAAAACTAATCGAATGGTTCTTAGTAGCAGTATTTCCAGCAAACGTTTATATGGCACAAAAAAATATTCCATTAAACGGCAAAGTATTACCAAAATGGGCATTGTGGGGAAGACTACCTTTACAATATGTACTCATTAAATTAGTAAGAAAAATGTAAAATAAAAGATCTCCTCACTAGGCTTAACCTAATGAGGAGATCTTTTATTTTATTAATCTTCTTTAAAAATATTTTTCCAGCTCTCTTTTTTAGCTAAAAATTCAGTTGCTAATTGTTGAGCGCCTTCTAATGAGTGACTTGCAGCCCAACCGCATTGTACTTCATTACAAGCTGGCACTTCAGTTGCTTTTTCAACATCTTTCAATGTTTTTTCTAAAATAGAAAGTACATCGTCATAATCGTCATGGTTTATAAATGAAGCATAGAAACCTGTTTGACAACCCATTGGACTTACGTCTACTACTTTGTCAGTATGGTTTCTAATGTTTTCTGCCATTAAATGTTCTAATGAGTGTAATGCAGGCATTTCCATATGTTCTTTGTTTGGTTGTTTGAAACGAATATCATATTTATGAATAACATCACCATTTTGTCCTTCTTTGATTCCAGCAAGTCTTACAAATGGTGCGTCTACTATCGTATGATCTAAATTAAAACTTTCAACATTCATTTTTGTCATGAAGATTCCTCCTTTGATTTCGGATTGATTATATCAACTAAGTTTTGAAAAAACAATCAATTCAGATTTCTTTTACTTTCTTTATGTGTTACTTTATAAGATAATATAATAAATTATTCTGAAATTAGGTGAAGAGATGGAAAGGTTACAAGTAGTCCCTTACGACAGTATATGGCAACATCTTTTTCTTGAAGAGAAAAAACATTTACAGTCGTTATTGAAAGAACATAGTATAAACATAGAACATATTGGGTCAACGGCAATTCCTGGATTATCTGCGAAGCCGATTATAGATATATTAATAGTGGTAAAAGATAGTAAAGCTATTGATGCGTTTACTCAAGAATTATCAGCTTTAGGATATGAATCTAAAGGTGAACGTGGTGTCATCGGAAATAGGTACTTTAAAAAATACGATAATTATGGAGAGGTTTCTCACCACTTACATATATATGATGAAGATAGTCCACATATATTAAGATTATTATCTTTTAGAGATTATTTAAGAACTTTTAACGGAGAGAGAGAAAGATATAGTCGTTTAAAACATGATTTAGTTGTCGATTATCCTGGTGATAGTGACGAATACTATAAAGGTAAAGATAGTATGATTAAAGAGTTTGAGAAAAAAGCAGAGAAATGGTATTTAAAGTCAAATGATATTGCGACAAATCATTGACATATCCGAGTGGTAAGGTTAGAATTAAAATCAAATTTCATACGTATTATCAAGAGTGACTGAGGGAAGGGCCCGATGAAGTCCAGCAACCTCCTATGATGGAAAGGTGCCAATTCCTACAGTTGTTAACTGGAAGATAAATGATCGATTGGCGCACTCCTTACAAAGTAGTGCGCCTTTATATTGGAAAGGTGAATCGTTAATGAGCAATTTATCACAAAATATTATAAATTATATAGAACAGAATAAGCACCTGTATTTATCAATGAGTCATCAAATTCATGAACGTCCTGAACTAGGGAATGAAGAAGTTTTTGCATCTCGATTATTAAGTGATCAATTGAAAAGTCATCATTTTAAAATAGAGAAAAACATTGCGAATCATCCAACAGGTTTCATTGCGACATATGATTCAAACAAAGAAGGACCAACGATTGCTTATTTAGCTGAATACGATGCACTACCTGGACTAGGTCATGCGTGTGGCCATAACATTATCGGAACGTCTAGTGTTTTAGCCGGTATAAGTTTGTCTAAAGTTGTGGATCAAGTAGGTGGTAAAGTCGTTGTACTAGGTTGTCCAGCTGAAGAAGGCGGTATTAACGGTAGTGCCAAAGCGAGTTATGTTAAAGCAGGCGTTATAGATAACATCGATGTCGCGCTAATGGTACATCCAGGGCATGAGACTTATGTAACAGTGCCTTCACTGGCTGTTGACGTATTTGATGTGAAGTTCTATGGAAAAAGTGCGCATGCTTCTGAGAACGCTTTTGAAGCTGTAAATGCACTCGATGCTATGTTGTCATTTTTTAATGGGGTAAGTATGTTAAGACAACAAATTAAAAAAACAGATAAAGTACATGGCGTTATTTTAAATGGGGGAGAAGCGGCGAATATTATTCCTGATTTCACGCATGCACGCTTCTATACACGTGCGACTTCTCGTAAACAATTAGATATGCTGACAGATAAAGTACGTAAAATAGCTGAAGGGGCAGCTATACAAACGGGTGGTACATATGAATTACGACCAATACAAAATGGTGTGAATGAATTCATTATTAATAAACCTCTAGATGAATTGTTTAGAAAACACGCTGAAAAAATTGGTGAAGCAGTAATTGATGATGATTTTGGTTTCGGTTCGACAGATACAGGGAATGTAAGTCATATCGTACCGACTATACATCCACACATTAAAATAGGACCATCTAATCTAGTCGGCCACACGAAAGAATTTTGTCAGGCAGCTGCCAGTAAGCAAGGCGATAAAGCATTAATAAGCGGTGCGAAAATATTAGCCTCAATGGGTTTAGAGCTTATAGAAAACGCGTCCCTTAGAAATGAAATTATCGAGCATCATCAAACGTTAAGGGAGAACTTATTATGAAAAATGAGTATGGGAAGCCACTAACATTAACACTTAAAGATTTGTATGGAGATTATGTCGTTTATAATTCGAGACCTTCATATGAAGATAATCCATGGTTAACAACTGAAGAAGCACAATCCGATTTTTTAACTGCTAGAGAATTAATCATAAGTAATATGCCTATGATCGTTCATGAAGCATGTTTAACCAATAATGTTAAAAGTTTATTAAAATTAGTAAATGTGGAAATTCCAGATAATATTTATACTTATAAAGACAGAGAGAGTTATGAGAATTTAATTCAACAATTAACCCGTGATAATAAGAAAATATTTTTCCAATATATTCATGGAGAACATTTGTGTGAAGATGACTTATATGCAGTCCATAAATCACGGTTTATAGACTTAAATAATAAATCTAAATTAGACCAATGGACAGATGGTAAATATTTACCTAAGCGAGAAATAGTAAATAGTAAAGACTTTGAAGAAAAAATGAAAAGTTGGAAACTACCAGTCGTTCTTAAACCAGGTGATGAGTTGCCCACTGCCGGCGGTTACGGCGTGATGATATGTTATAATGAAGAAGACTTACAAAAAGCAATAGCACGCATTAAAGAAGCTACTGACACAAAGCAAATTATCATTGAGCAATTTATAGAAGAAATCGAAAATTATTGTGTGCAATATGCATATAGTGAAAAAACAGGTATTCAATATATAGGCGCTGTAAAACAACTCACGGATAAATATGGCTTTTATAATGGCAACATCAATTCAAAAGAAGTACCGAAAAGTGTAATAGATGCAGGGTGCGAAATTATGAAAAAAGGTGTAGAGCACGGGTATAAAGGCGTTTCAGGTTTTGACCTATTAATCGATAAAGATGAACAAATATTTGCGATTGATTTAAACTTTAGACAAAATGGCTCAACGAGCATGCTTTTACTTAAAGAACGATTGAACAAAGGATTCCACAAATTTTTAAGTTATCACGCTAAAGGGGATAATACACATTTTATAAATACAATCAAAAAATACATCGAAGAAGGATATTTATATCCACTTTCTTACTATGATGGAGATTACTTTGGTAAAGGTAAAGTGAAGTCAAGATTTGCTGGAATATGGCATGCAGAAAACGAATCTAAAGCTTTAGAAAGAGAACAATCATTTCTTGAAGAACTAAGTAAAAACAGCGAATAAAAATTTTTCTTCATTTAATGTAATTTTTATTGACTTATACCTTTTAACTATACTATATTTTATTGGGATTAAATATAAAAATAAGGGTGGTATGACAATGGCTATCCAGGATATGTCTATGTTCAAACAAATATTAGCTAAAGAAAAATTTTACGTTGTTTTAATTGATCGCAAGATTCTAAGAGATGAAAATACAGACAACCGTCTTATTTGGTCAAAAAAAGAATTTGCTGAATCATATTTAAAAGAGTTTAACATAACTCAATATGATAAAATTATGGAATTAGACCTAGACAGATTTGTAACATATGAAATGGATGACATTCTAGATGAAGAAGATAAATTCATCATAGAAAAATATGAAAATAACAAGGGAATAGAATTAGAAGCAATTTCATTTATTGAAGAAATTATGAGTGAACTAGATGATATCCGAATTGAAGAGTTTGCAGAAGATATTTGTTATGAAAGTTATGTATACGGGTTAACAGTTAAGGGGCAAAAACAATTCATCATTGTATCAGAAGAAGATGCAAGTTTGCCGAACATGATGACTGTTTGGAGTACACGTAAACTCGCTGAAAAAGTACAACGTGATGACTTTGAAGAATACGATATTATCGAAGTAGAAACAGAAGTATTTGAAGAATGGTTAGAAGACTTGAAACAAGAAAATATCGCTTTAGGTATTAACTTGAAATCAGGTATGATTGGTACAATTACAGATCCAAAAGCAGTATTAAAAGCAATGCCTTGCTAGAAAATTAAACAAACTAATAGTGATTTAAAAAGACTTTTGCTAAATAGCAACAGTCTTTTTTTGTTTTATTAATTAATTGTAATTAATTAATAATATAATATTATCCGATTATTGTAAAAATGCTTACAAGGTATTATAATATTTCCAACATCATGATGGAATAAATTAGGGAAGAAAGTGATTTGTATGAAAAGAATTTCTTTAATCATATCTTGTTTGATTTTATTATTAACATGTCAAACTGTCGCTAAAGCGCAAGGGAATACTGGAGATACGTATTGGAAAAATGAATTTAGGATATGGAGTCCTTATGATCATACGCCAGCTAGAAAAAAATTGAATACATCTGCATACTACAATAAAAACTATGGAACAGTTAGCGAGAACTCAAGAAGAATAAGAGGTATGTATATATGGGCGGCCTTATACGATGGACGTGATGTATCTAATGGTCATAGTTATTGGGTTACTAGAGGTCAAGTAACGAAGCTATATAATTTAGCCGTTGAAAAATATGGATCAGGTGTTGCAGTCAGAATTGATGCTAAATCGTATTCTAATGGTTATTTTAATGGTGTTTGGAGTCCGGATAGTAAGTAATTAAGCCATGTTGTGGTTCTAAAAGAAGGTGTTAACAATTTTAAAATATATGAAATTACGCATAATGAGGTTGCAGCTATTTATATCATTTATCATTTTAACGACAATTGCTCTGTTGCATTTATACGATGCTTATCAGACTTACAGTATTTATGGACTGTTAGAAAATACACCTTATACACAATCTTTATTATTTGATGGTTCTAGTGGTTTTCGAATCGTTTATCTATTGATTATGCCTTTAGCTGTATCTGTTGGTGTAAGTGATATTTTTATACAAGATCGTAAACAACATTTACTGCATCATGCATATATAAATCACGGGAATAAGTCAGTAGATATAAAGGTGATCTTATACTCAAGTATTGTTGCTTCGCTACTTGTAATAATCCCTTTATTAATAAATTTTATAGGTGAATTTTTAATACTACCTAATATACTTCCGGAAAGATTTACGAACAAACCAATAGGCATATATAGTTCTTCGACTTTAAGTGTCTCTTTATATTATGCAATGCCGTTACTATATATCTTATTATATATCTTATTGGCCGGTATTTGGGGTGCCATCATGAATGTGTTTGCGATAACACTTTCTATATATGCTAATAGAAGGGTATTAGCAATTATTGGTCCCTTTATCTTTCAAATTTTATTAATTATATTAACAAACTTGCCTTATAAACCATTTATAGTTCCACCAATATACTTCTTAATGGGAAGGACAGAATTTATGTATATAGAAGTTTTACCGATTGTGTTAACTTTTATATTGTTTATCAGTTTATCAATGTATTTCTATATAAGAGGTATACGCAAATATGAACTTGATTAAATATAGATTTACATCATTGATTAATACAAAATTTCTACTGTGGAATATTCTGTTCTTTGCTTTAATGACTTTCTATCAGAAGGGAAGCGTGGGTAATTTTCCTTCTGATGAATTTCAATTTACAAATTTAGTATTAAGTAAGTTTACGCTTACTTATGTTGTTTTACCTATATTAACTATTATGACGATAGTGTTTTATCGAGATGAGTTCGTTCATAAAGTGTTTATTGAATATAGGAAGAATTTAAAGATCGATGTGTTGCTATATGTGGGTGTTATATCATTACTATTAAGTATCGAAATGTTGTTGGCAAGTACGATTGCAATGAACTTCCAAGTTCGATTTAATATGGTGTTTGTTGTAACAGCTTGCATGATGATAGTAGGTCATTTTACGATTTCATTATTGTCACTTACTCTGTATTTAAAGTTTTTTAATCGTGCAATATCATTAGTATTAGTAAATATGATGGTGTTTATAGATTTTGTCATAATGCAAGGTGGAAAGTGGAATTGGTTGATTATTGACTCAAAGAGATTATTTTCAATTTCTTGGTCATGGATTATGTATCAATTGGTGCTCATAATGTTTATATATTTAATTGTTGAATAGATTATAACGAAAAAGGAAATAATGAGATGAATATTCTAAAATTTACTGTTGGCGTCATACAAAGTTTATGGAAAACATTCATGATTATAAACGGAATATTTATTTTGGTATTAATGTTATTTAGACCATATATAAGAGGGAGTTTATGGTATTTTATTTTTCGTGGCAATAATGATGTTGAGTTAAACATGCATTTATATAGGATACCGGGATTATATATATTGATAATGTTTCTTGCTCTTTTTTTCATTTATCGCTTTATACATGTTATCTATCAATATTATATTGTAGAGTGGCAAATGCTATTAAATATTAAGAGCAGATGGATAATTCTTATCATGATACCCTTCATTATAAGTTTGATTTACATTCTAGGTATATGGTTAATCATTTCTATTATTGATGGAGAATTTTGGAATAATGTAGTTCACTTATTGTATTTAATCATAAGTGTCTATTTCTTAATGATTGTATTTATTTGGAGTTATATTGCTTATAAATTTTATATAAGCTTTATGATATCGTTAGTTTGGATTATTGTCACAACAAGGTTTGATTTAGATTTTAATATATTAAATGAATCATTGATTTCGAGGATACATGGCTTTTCTTTTACGTATTTTTTATGTTGTGTACTGTTTATTATCGTGGTGAATATGTTGTTGTTATTTGAATTAGGACGTGATCATCACATGAAATTTCAAAGAGGTGATGATGAAATATGATTAAATTGATAGGTGTATCGAAAGAACATCAGCATCATATGTTATTAAAGAATATAAATTTAGAAATTGAGCGTGGAAAGGTATATGGATTTAAAGGACGAAATGGTTCTGGTAAGACAATGTTATTACGAGCTATATTAGGATTGATTAAAGTTGATGGGAAAGTCCTCATTAATAATGAACCACTTAAATTTGGGTCGAAATATCCACTTAAAGTAGGTGTCTTCATTGAGAAACCTAGTATTATACCTGAATTTACTGCTTTGAAAAATCTTAAACTAGTAGCTGCATTAAAAGGAATAACGGATATCAATGAAATTACAAAATATTTAGTAGAACTTGGTTTAGATCCTAAAGATAAACGGAAAGTTAGAAAGTACTCTTTAGGAATGAAACAGAAAGTAGGGATTGCTCAAACTTTAATGGGGGATCCTGAACTAGTTGTATTAGATGAACCAACCAATGCACTCGATAGAAAGAGTATTGAAATACTCGTACAAATTCTTGAAAGATTAAAGCAACAAGGATGTACAATCTTAATCGCTTCACATCAATTAGAAGATATTGAAAGTGTTGTAGATAAGGTGGTTCATATTGAAGCAGGTGCGTTAGAATGAAAAATAAAATAATTCTAGTAGCTACTCTTATAGTTTTGGTTGTACTTATTACTTTAGGTTGCATTCAATATCATAAAGTAAATGCGAAATATCAAGACTATCAATTTACTGAAGAGAAAATCATTCTCAATCATAAACATAATATAAGTGTCGGAACGATGGAATTTAGTCATTTAAGTTATGATGTTAAAGGAAAAGAAATGTTCGTAAGTATGGATGTTAAAATTAAGAAAACTGCTGACTATAAAGATAAATTTTATAATAATTTTGATGCAAGTTTATTTCTACGCGTAAATGATGAAGTCTTACAGCAAACTGATGACTTTAAACTGAAAAATGGTAAAACATTAACGCCAGACCGAGCATATTTTAATAAGCATAGTGCTTATGAAGGCCGTATGACTTTTAGTTATAGTCCTATAGACCTTAATGGAGAACATGATTTAGAGTTTGCATATCTAGATCGCGACGGTCACAAATTAAAGAAATTATATTTACCAATTAAAGTTGACGGAGGGAAAATAGTTTGATACATTATTAGTGACTACTAAAGTAGTTACTACATCCCAACGTAGTAAAATTATTATCCCATAAAATAACCCTTAAGAGAAAAAGGTTTTTCTCTTAAGGGTTATTTCGTCTTCTATATCTTCTTCAAATTTACTGACATATGTATTCACTAATACGTCATGCCATATATAATCTTTCATCATTTTTATTTGTGTACGGTCACGACTAATATATGCACGCATATTTGTTTCAGCTGTCTGTCCATAAATCATATATTCATCATCGACGATCACTACAAATGGTTTCAATGTTAATGAATTTTTCACATAATTTGTGTAGCGATGATTGATTAAATCATATCCTGGTTGATCGACTTGGAAAGTAATGCCTTGTACATGAATGTCTTTGTTGATGTTTTTAGTTAAGATTTGATATATATCTGACCAAATTGAAACGGTGATTTGTGTATTTGCTTTTTTTATTGCGTATTCAATATTATTGAAAATAGTCGTCTCGTTTGTAAGGACTTCTATTTGTATAGGTGTATTTTCGGTTACGATATTTAATTTGTTGATTTCTTTTTCAAGTTGAACTAATTCTTCGTTTTGTTTTTGTTCAAATAAATGAATCGTTTGTTTCGGAGGTAATGCATAATAATATTTCTTTTGGTCTTGTAAGTTGAAATATGCAATCCCTTGTTCTTCGATTTTGTTAAGTGCTTCATATATTTTCGATCTAGGTACACTTGATATTTCACTTAATTTATAAGCTGTTATACCTGGATTTTGTACTAAAGAAATATAAGCTTTAGATCCATATTCGCTTAATCCAAAGCGTTTTAAAATATCTATCATTTGATCCATAATAATCACCTTCTAGTTTGAAGTCACACTCACTCCGAATAATGGGAGTATATCATATGCTTGGTATTCTGAAACGGTGGCGCCTTTTAAGTCGGAAGGTTGTATGATTAATTGCTCGATTTCATCAGTGGATAAATCAATATTGTTTAACGATGTTTCAACGACTTCTAAAGATTCAAGTGAACAACGTACAAGTTCCATTGATTTTTGTGAGCAAAATGAAATATAAGTTTCGGCCATTTGATTCTCATTGAATCGTACATGATCAAACTTACAGTTTAAAAATTGACTCATTTTCAATTGGCAATTAGAGAATTGTACATGTTTAAGTTTAAGGTCTGTAAATGTTGCACCCATCATACGACAGTCGATAAATTGAACTCTATTGAGAGAGGCGTCATTGAAGGTACAATTTGATAAATCGCATCCTTTAAACACAACATCTAAGGCATGTAATTTCGTGAAATCAACCGATTCAAATGTGCATTGATTGAAATACACGGTATCTATTTGGCTTGTTTCTTCATCCATATGAATCACTGCTTTATTAAAATATAGGTCATATGAAGATTGTAAAAGCGTAAATGACTTATCTTCGGCAAACTGAAATGCTATTTTTAACTTTGGTTCTATAATTTTCATGAGAAATCCTCCTTACTTTTTAGCAATAAATTGAACCTAGTGCGCCAGAGAATTCTCCGTTTTCTATGAAGTATGGATTCAAACCGCGCAATACAGTGTAATCTACGACAATGTTTTTTAGCAATTCATTATTGATAAATGATGAACCAATAAACACGACATTTTCAGTTTTGAATTGTCTTGCGGCATGAATAGAAACTGTCGTAACAGTTTCACCAACAATTCCCATTACGGCTGCTAATC
This portion of the Mammaliicoccus vitulinus genome encodes:
- a CDS encoding TrmB family transcriptional regulator, yielding MDQMIDILKRFGLSEYGSKAYISLVQNPGITAYKLSEISSVPRSKIYEALNKIEEQGIAYFNLQDQKKYYYALPPKQTIHLFEQKQNEELVQLEKEINKLNIVTENTPIQIEVLTNETTIFNNIEYAIKKANTQITVSIWSDIYQILTKNINKDIHVQGITFQVDQPGYDLINHRYTNYVKNSLTLKPFVVIVDDEYMIYGQTAETNMRAYISRDRTQIKMMKDYIWHDVLVNTYVSKFEEDIEDEITLKRKTFFS
- a CDS encoding pentapeptide repeat-containing protein, with translation MKIIEPKLKIAFQFAEDKSFTLLQSSYDLYFNKAVIHMDEETSQIDTVYFNQCTFESVDFTKLHALDVVFKGCDLSNCTFNDASLNRVQFIDCRMMGATFTDLKLKHVQFSNCQLKMSQFLNCKFDHVRFNENQMAETYISFCSQKSMELVRCSLESLEVVETSLNNIDLSTDEIEQLIIQPSDLKGATVSEYQAYDILPLFGVSVTSN